Proteins found in one Candidatus Binatia bacterium genomic segment:
- the nuoB gene encoding NADH-quinone oxidoreductase subunit NuoB: MAKPIATLGKPPGLAEVRGDAGLLAESVVVTRVDAALAWARKYSIFPYPFATACCAMEFMSLSMAPYDIDRFGALLPRFTPRQSDLLMVIGTVTARQAPILQRVYDQMCEPKWVMAFGACASTGGFYDNYTTIPGIDRLVPVDIYVPGCPPRPEGVLDALMALQRKIQGQKQATGFSSEAK, translated from the coding sequence ATGGCAAAACCGATCGCGACGCTTGGTAAACCTCCCGGATTGGCAGAAGTCCGCGGCGATGCCGGGCTGCTCGCCGAGAGCGTGGTGGTCACCCGCGTCGATGCCGCGCTGGCATGGGCGCGCAAGTACTCGATCTTCCCGTACCCGTTCGCGACGGCGTGTTGCGCAATGGAATTCATGTCGCTGTCGATGGCCCCTTACGACATCGACCGTTTCGGCGCGCTGCTTCCGCGCTTCACGCCGCGCCAGAGCGACCTGCTGATGGTCATCGGCACGGTGACCGCGCGCCAGGCGCCCATCCTGCAGAGGGTGTACGACCAGATGTGCGAGCCGAAGTGGGTGATGGCCTTCGGAGCCTGCGCATCCACCGGCGGTTTCTACGACAACTACACGACGATCCCCGGCATCGATCGCCTCGTGCCGGTCGACATCTACGTGCCCGGCTGTCCTCCGCGCCCCGAGGGAGTGCTCGACGCGCTGATGGCGCTGCAGCGCAAGATCCAGGGCCAGAAGCAGGCCACCGGTTTCTCGTCGGAAGCCAAATAG